A genomic window from Brevibacillus agri includes:
- a CDS encoding YolD-like family protein has protein sequence MRETRVSKKENLFVSSRFVLPEHREMYVRMKEEERRYVPPELDQEQLGALSELVWQAFQTKSVLTLTYYDGQAPRRLSAQVVHIDQAARRLKLRAGSEMHWLSFARLLHAELAAPF, from the coding sequence ATGAGAGAGACACGCGTATCCAAAAAGGAAAATTTGTTCGTCTCGAGCCGGTTTGTGTTGCCGGAGCATCGGGAAATGTACGTGCGCATGAAGGAAGAGGAGCGCCGCTACGTGCCGCCCGAGCTGGACCAGGAGCAACTGGGAGCGCTAAGCGAGCTGGTGTGGCAGGCGTTCCAGACAAAGAGCGTTTTGACGTTGACGTACTATGACGGGCAGGCGCCGCGCCGCTTGTCGGCACAGGTCGTGCACATAGATCAGGCAGCGCGGCGATTGAAGCTGCGGGCCGGCTCCGAGATGCACTGGCTTTCGTTTGCCCGCTTGCTGCATGCGGAGCTGGCAGCGCCTTTCTAA
- a CDS encoding C39 family peptidase: MSWARNITWAAAFAMLAGCTLPQEQADPARDPVAPARVQQEKLFDLSPQQAPRPAKMMLDVPIISQKPELHNGCEVTSLAMLLRHAGQNVDKRVLAEQVPKDPEPLVKEQGDIKEWGDPNIGFVGDMTGVRKGFAVYNKPLEKLLRRYMGERTVNLTGASYQALLDQVAAGRPVVIWATGDFQLPTEWESWYKDGKKVVAPFDEHAVLLVGYDETYAYVNDPLTGAKQQKVAHKALESSWTALGKQAISYQ; the protein is encoded by the coding sequence TTGAGTTGGGCAAGGAACATTACATGGGCAGCCGCGTTTGCCATGCTGGCGGGCTGCACACTTCCGCAGGAACAGGCGGACCCGGCACGTGACCCTGTCGCGCCCGCGCGTGTGCAGCAGGAGAAGCTGTTCGACCTGTCGCCGCAGCAAGCACCGCGACCAGCCAAAATGATGCTGGATGTCCCGATTATTAGCCAGAAGCCGGAGCTGCACAACGGCTGTGAAGTAACGAGCCTGGCGATGCTGCTGAGGCATGCCGGACAAAACGTCGACAAACGGGTGCTGGCCGAGCAAGTGCCCAAAGATCCTGAGCCGTTGGTGAAGGAACAAGGGGACATCAAGGAATGGGGAGATCCGAACATCGGGTTTGTCGGCGACATGACAGGGGTGCGCAAAGGCTTCGCCGTTTACAACAAGCCGCTGGAAAAGCTGCTGCGCCGCTACATGGGCGAGCGGACGGTCAATTTGACCGGGGCATCCTACCAGGCGCTTTTGGACCAGGTGGCAGCGGGGCGTCCGGTCGTGATCTGGGCGACCGGAGATTTTCAACTGCCTACCGAGTGGGAGAGCTGGTACAAGGACGGGAAAAAAGTGGTAGCTCCTTTTGACGAGCACGCTGTCTTGCTGGTGGGCTATGACGAGACTTACGCGTACGTCAACGATCCGCTTACGGGAGCAAAGCAGCAGAAGGTCGCGCACAAGGCTTTGGAATCGAGCTGGACAGCGCTGGGCAAACAGGCGATCAGCTATCAATGA